The Anguilla rostrata isolate EN2019 chromosome 1, ASM1855537v3, whole genome shotgun sequence nucleotide sequence TTGGCTTACCATGACCATTTTCCCGTCTTTGATTTCTCGGACGAACTTTGTCTCTTTGCCATCCCATTTCTGCACGTGAACCAGTTTGTCACCCTCCAAACTCACGGTTGACTATGGTAAAAgggaaataacaataaataacataaatctCCCATCTGTACAAAACCGCTAACATTTTCACCTACCCTACTGAAATATTGTGCGTTATCACCTGTGTGTCCATAAAAAGAAGCACCATTAGGGAACTTGGTTATTTTAGGATACGTAtgtccattaaaaaaagcactgcTAGTGAACACAGTTATTTTAGAGTACATATGCATGCAGCATGTAGGCCTAGTAGGGTAGCACTTTGTTGCATAccctttaatttcagtttttgtgacCTACAATATTACCCCCACACAAAAAGAATCCCTTGTAAAAAACCGCCCTTTCATTGATCAAATTGTCTTGGAGTCAAAATTTCACACATGGCACAGTTTCGAGAACAAAAGAGTTGGCAAGATCATTAATAAGTATAAATAGCCTACACACCATGTATATATTGTAATATCAAAACTATCTTTTACACAGAATTTGACATTGATACATACAGATAATGAAAGCTGAGACATAAAGTAGTCGCTACGTGTGACTGGTGACAAACGACAGTAGCCAAGGTCTCGGTAGCTCAATGAAACTCCGGTGCTAGTTTTTTACCTTATGTTTAAAAGCGTAAAATCATAAGAAACACATTAGcattgtacatcactttggatgaaagcgcctgccaaataaatgtaatgtaatgttgtagCCGCGAAAGCAGCTGAGGTGATTGTCTGGTGACAATAAGCTGGCTAAAGTTAGGTTCCAAACGATGCAGTGCTGTCATCTAGAATGTAAAAGCTTCATAActatatttttactctgaatttggCACTAAGACATACAGATTATGAAAGCCAAGATAGTGGtctgctaaaataaaatgacaaacatcAATTTATATGAAACTGGCCATAGACTTCCCCTAACTTTCACCTGATTGTGAAATAATGGCTCTAATGTCCTCGCTGTCCAGCACTGAGatgtgtacgtgcatgtttTTGGAGGGTGGGGATTTGGAGggagagctgaggggagggggtggaactTCTAACTCTCTCTTGCTCATTTCTTCAAATtaacatactgcacctttaatttGTGCACACGATTTATATCTAcaacagacatttagcagacattcttatccagagcgactttgtatccatttatacagctggatatgtactgaagcaattcaggttaagtaccttgctcaagggtacgatggcagtgtcctacccaggaatcaaacctatgacctttcgggtacaagcacagttccttacccactgtgctacactgccactatactgtgtgtgtgtacataacatgtccagcacccccagccaccctgaccaggataagcgagtatagataatggatgcatggatggatgtatatacacacacgagataaataaaaaataaaaaaactgaataaatgagtggagaaccataacaaatgcaaatgtttcaatacaggtgtactgcatgatacaattaagcaattaacatcctctcatgctctgtggcatgtataaaaatgctgagcaggcccagctgaccttGATTTTGAATCAAGATAGCAAGAGAAAAAGATCTATGTGACTTCGAAAGAGGGTCCATTATtagggcacggatggcaggagcttcagtcacaaagatttctcaactggctagtgtttcaatagaaCAGTGACTAatgtgacatctgcatttagacctatgggaaagacatcagtaaatggGGTtagaaattgtggtcgaaagtgCACATTCAATGACCGCGATGCATGTGCACTAGTGCGAAACTTTgcgggattttttaaaaactgttttgagGAAAAAACGATTCTGGAAGTCATTTCGtgtaaaatactttatttttatttacaacaaaTGAAGTAATACGTAATTTTAATAAGTTATATGTCCGTGAAAGGTTAGTATGGTTTTCAGAGTGTATTCTAGCAGTGACTGGATACTAGATGGCCAAAAAACACGATGTCTGTATAATGTAACAGTAGTTGTAGTTATGCCGCCTGAGTTGCTATAACAAAAAACGTGCTTTTTACTGTTATATTTTTACggagtgccatccaatgagaaAACGAGAGCCAAATAGCACACAAATTCGATATCCGTTAACTAAAGCAGGAGACACCGTAGATGGCCACTTGTCACTGTTAGTGCTTgtacaaatatgaataaaaccGAGAAAGCACATGCAAACACTTGGTGTGTCCCCCTGCGCCTTTTCTGTATGTAAAGGTTCATACGGTTCAGACGCTTTCAATTTCTTAGTGGAAGGTATCATGCCACAGTGCACACAGGGCTTCTGAACACTGTTTAAATATTGCTGCTTATTCAGCAGCATCTTTCAACCGTTcaaactgcagtacagacaaTTTAACACAACAGTAAGAGGTTGTCGAACCAGCGACGGGCGGGTGCACTGTGATCTGGTACGACGAATGGACATTCGAAATCTGTCTAATGAAAGAataggcatgcatgcatgttcatCGCAGGCAAATCGCATACAGCTCAACGGACTTAATCGAGTGAACGCACTTACTTTGCAATTTCTATCGTCTGCGGTAGTTTCATCGAACTCCTCTCCGAGtttgaaacatatttcagtgtTCTTGAAAGTACTCAGTGTTTTCACAGTGACTTTCCCCCCATCTTGGCTAATAACGACAGTTGGCTTCGTAACGTTGCCGACTTGTCTTGTTGCAAAACCAACTCCTGtttgacagaaataaaaatagcgATATCACAGCATCATCAAGTAACCTACCACTGCAACAATCGTTTCTAAACATGCAAGCAGGTACAACAACGGAGTGGCTGACTTGTAACCGTACAAGACCTTGCGCTGCTCAGTCTTTCCGATTCCCAGTTCTTCCCATCTATGCGATTACAATGGTCACGATAATCCGAAATAGCCTACATGAGAATTTATGAGAGAATGTCATTCAGTGtagattatgtgtgtgtgtgtgtgtgtgtgtgtgtgtgtatgtatatatatatataatttactgTTATATACACtgaattacatatttacagAAATCTTCCGTTAAATTTTCCCATAACTCACCAAGCGCCTTCATGTACTCATCAAAATTCTGACTGTCCACCAACTTCCAAGTGGCACAGAAAGCATCAACCATGCTGATATACTTTTGAATTCTGcgtgaaacagaaaatgaggtttttaaaaagagttgATTTGTAGTTGACAAATAGTCCCTGTAGGATTACGTACACTTGCCATTCCCAAATTCCAAACCTACAAATTAATACATCTTCGTGGGGGGCGGAGATAAAGGCAAGGCGAAATCTGTATGACCTGATTGGACGTTACTGCAAAGTCTCTGaactgtgattggttcagaaGGGTGGCGAGAACATAGCCTTGTGCATTGGTCATTTATGGGGCTTAATCTCATAACGAGCTTTAGTCAGACGTGTTGTAGCCAGAATGGATAAATAGACATCTTTTGTGTTGACATAATTCGTACTAATTGAAGAACAGCTGCTCATATGTACCTTATTAGTTGTTTTAGCCGGCATATACATACAGTGATTGTAGGTTTTCTTATTAAAAAGAGAGATACCCTTTAGTAAAATCAGAGAATCTACAATTTAaacacatgtgaattgtttgattacaaaattgtggagtacagaaccaaatcgaGCATAAAATAtctttgtcacaaacattatgaagGGCAcggtaaatcttttttttttttttaacttttatatacatataaacactATATGGTTAAAGTATgtcacacccattgctaacaggtgtcTAAAACCAAGCAtgcagccatgcaatctccatagacaaacatttaCAGTAGAATGGTGGCTCAGTGGCTTTCAACGTGGTACTGTCATAGGGTGACACCTTTTCAACAAGTCAGTTCaccaaatttctgccctgctagagctgccccggtcaactgtaaatgctgttattgtgaGGTGGAAACGTCAAGGAACAACAACAGCTCCATCGCAAAGCGGTAGGCTACACAAGCTCACAAAACAGGATCGCCaagtgctgaagtgtgtagCACATAAAAATCGATGATccttggttgcaacactcactttCAAGTTCCAGACTGCTGCTGGAAGCAACATCAGCACAATAACTGTTTGTtgggagcttcatgaaatgggcaGCCGCACGCCCGCCTAAGACTAACATGTGCAATGTCAAGCATCGACTGGCTTGGTGTAATTCTcaccgccattggactcagcagtggaaatgcattctctgaagtgatgaatcacgcttcactatctggcagtctgacagaggAATCACGGTTTGACAAATACCAGGAG carries:
- the fabp7a gene encoding fatty acid binding protein 7, brain, a, which codes for MVDAFCATWKLVDSQNFDEYMKALGVGFATRQVGNVTKPTVVISQDGGKVTVKTLSTFKNTEICFKLGEEFDETTADDRNCKSTVSLEGDKLVHVQKWDGKETKFVREIKDGKMVMTLTFEDIQSVRTYEKA